The following proteins are co-located in the Bordetella bronchialis genome:
- a CDS encoding TIGR03862 family flavoprotein — MSPSVSSSRIAVIGGGPAGLAAAEVLAAAGLGVDLFDAMPSLGRKFLMAGRGGLNLTHNELLDAFLARYGSRQGELAPLVRAFDPRALRDWAAGLGVETFVGSSGRVFPREMKAAPLLRAWVHRLRESGVVTHARHRWLGWDDTGRLRFATPAGEQHHTAPAAILALGGGSWARLGSDAAWVPVLQDRGVSIAPLKPSNCGFDIAWSPFFRDKFAGQPVKNVVASCLAADGTALRRRGEFVISEHGVEGSLVYALSTPLRDRLERDGSATLTLDLLPDHSAERVLADVSHPRGARSLSSHLQSRVGIAGVKAALLREVLSKEAMLDPGRLAHAIKALPLTLRATRPMDEAISTAGGVSFDAMDGNFMLKRLPGVFCAGEMLDWEAPTGGYLLTACIASGRATAQGLLRWQGAPGSAEDAR; from the coding sequence ATGTCGCCTTCCGTTTCTTCCTCCCGTATCGCCGTGATCGGCGGCGGCCCCGCTGGGCTGGCCGCGGCCGAAGTCCTTGCCGCCGCCGGCCTGGGCGTGGACCTGTTCGACGCGATGCCCTCGCTGGGGCGCAAATTCCTGATGGCCGGCAGGGGCGGACTGAACCTGACCCATAACGAGCTGCTGGACGCTTTCCTGGCCCGCTACGGCTCGCGGCAAGGCGAGCTCGCGCCACTGGTGCGGGCGTTCGATCCGCGGGCGCTGCGCGACTGGGCGGCGGGCCTGGGCGTGGAGACCTTTGTCGGCAGCTCCGGGCGGGTCTTTCCCCGCGAAATGAAAGCCGCGCCGCTACTGCGCGCCTGGGTGCACCGGCTGCGGGAGAGCGGCGTCGTGACGCATGCGCGCCATCGCTGGCTGGGCTGGGACGACACGGGCCGGCTGCGCTTTGCCACCCCCGCGGGGGAACAGCACCATACGGCGCCCGCCGCGATCCTGGCCCTGGGCGGCGGCAGTTGGGCCAGGCTGGGCTCGGATGCGGCCTGGGTGCCGGTGCTCCAGGACCGGGGCGTCTCCATCGCGCCGCTCAAGCCCTCCAACTGCGGTTTCGACATCGCGTGGTCGCCGTTCTTCCGCGACAAGTTCGCGGGCCAGCCGGTCAAGAATGTCGTGGCGAGCTGCCTGGCCGCCGACGGAACGGCGCTGCGCCGCCGCGGCGAGTTCGTCATCAGCGAGCACGGCGTGGAAGGCAGCCTGGTCTACGCGTTGTCCACGCCGCTGCGCGATCGGCTCGAACGCGACGGCAGCGCGACATTGACACTGGATTTGTTGCCCGACCACAGCGCCGAGCGCGTGCTGGCAGATGTCTCGCACCCCCGCGGCGCGCGTTCGCTATCCTCGCACCTGCAAAGCCGCGTCGGCATTGCCGGCGTCAAGGCGGCATTGCTGCGCGAGGTACTGTCCAAGGAAGCGATGCTGGATCCCGGCCGCCTGGCACACGCCATCAAGGCCCTACCTTTGACGCTGCGCGCCACGCGGCCCATGGACGAAGCCATCAGCACCGCCGGCGGCGTGTCCTTCGACGCGATGGACGGCAATTTCATGCTGAAACGCCTGCCGGGCGTCTTTTGCGCCGGGGAGATGCTGGATTGGGAGGCGCCGACCGGCGGCTATCTGTTGACGGCCTGCATCGCCAGCGGGCGGGCAACGGCGCAGGGCTTGTTACGCTGGCAGGGCGCGCCGGGATCAGCCGAGGATGCGCGCTAG
- the pth gene encoding aminoacyl-tRNA hydrolase — MSVPIRLIVGLGNPGPEYETTRHNAGFWLADHIADDLRASFAMEKGFNGFVAKARHGGENIVLLKPMTYMNRSGQSVGALARFYKFTPEQILVLHDELDLLPGQVKLKQGGGHAGHNGLRDIQAALGGPAFWRLRIGIGHPRTLGLAQQVADFVLHQPRREEMTGIEAVIDRCRAVVPMLLDGDFTRATQQLHRANEA, encoded by the coding sequence ATGTCCGTCCCCATCCGCTTGATCGTCGGCCTGGGCAATCCCGGCCCGGAATACGAAACCACCCGCCACAATGCGGGTTTCTGGCTGGCCGACCATATCGCCGACGACCTGCGTGCCAGTTTCGCGATGGAAAAAGGCTTCAACGGCTTTGTCGCGAAGGCCCGCCATGGCGGCGAGAACATCGTGCTGCTCAAGCCGATGACCTATATGAACCGGTCCGGGCAGTCGGTGGGCGCGCTGGCGCGCTTCTACAAATTCACGCCGGAGCAGATCCTGGTGCTGCATGACGAGCTGGACCTGTTGCCGGGGCAGGTCAAGCTGAAGCAGGGCGGCGGCCATGCGGGCCACAACGGCTTGCGCGACATCCAGGCCGCGCTGGGCGGCCCGGCCTTCTGGCGGCTGCGCATAGGCATCGGCCATCCGCGCACCCTGGGGCTGGCGCAGCAGGTGGCCGACTTCGTGCTGCATCAACCCCGACGGGAAGAAATGACCGGTATCGAGGCGGTCATCGACCGCTGCCGCGCCGTCGTGCCCATGCTGCTGGATGGCGACTTCACCCGCGCGACCCAACAACTGCATCGCGCCAACGAGGCCTGA
- a CDS encoding 50S ribosomal protein L25/general stress protein Ctc, translating into MKFNATARSVQGSSASRRLRRAGRVPAIVYGAGSQPLNIELDHNEIYHALRKEEFHSSILDMQIEGGKGEQVLLRAVQWHAYKPQVLHVDFQRVDSSKVLHTKVPLHFINAEVSPAVKLSSAIITHVLNEIEVACLPGDLPQFIEVDLSKLIGGASLHLADIQLPKGVTYLAHGGDTNPVLASALVKGGAGGDAGEAGEGEAAPAA; encoded by the coding sequence ATGAAATTCAACGCCACTGCGCGTAGCGTCCAGGGTTCGAGTGCGAGCCGCCGCCTGCGCCGCGCGGGCCGGGTTCCCGCCATCGTTTACGGTGCGGGCAGCCAGCCCCTGAACATCGAACTCGATCACAACGAGATCTACCACGCCCTGCGCAAGGAAGAGTTCCACTCCTCCATCCTCGATATGCAGATCGAAGGCGGCAAGGGCGAACAGGTGCTGCTGCGCGCCGTTCAATGGCACGCCTACAAGCCGCAAGTGCTGCACGTCGATTTCCAGCGTGTGGATTCGAGCAAGGTGCTGCATACCAAGGTGCCGCTGCACTTCATCAACGCGGAAGTTTCGCCGGCCGTGAAGCTGAGCAGCGCCATCATCACGCACGTGCTGAATGAAATCGAAGTCGCCTGCCTGCCGGGTGACCTGCCCCAGTTCATCGAAGTCGACCTGTCCAAGCTGATCGGCGGCGCTTCGCTGCACCTGGCCGACATCCAACTGCCCAAGGGCGTCACCTACCTGGCGCACGGCGGCGACACCAACCCGGTGCTGGCGTCCGCGCTGGTCAAGGGCGGGGCCGGTGGCGACGCCGGTGAAGCCGGCGAGGGCGAGGCCGCTCCCGCGGCCTGA
- the ispE gene encoding 4-(cytidine 5'-diphospho)-2-C-methyl-D-erythritol kinase, whose amino-acid sequence MNLYDVPAPAKLNLFLHIVGRRADGYHLLQTVFRFIGLADTLHFESRGDGRIERVQPLPGVPADSDLTVRAARALQAATGTRQGVSIGLEKRIPMGGGLGGGSSDAASTLIALNRLWNTGLSRAELMRLALPLGADVPVFIFGQSAFAEGIGEILTAVPLPQRGYLVAQPDASVPTPVVYGAPDLTRDTPCITIADFLASTDSGALYGRNDMEPVVYQRFPEVSRAAQWLRSQGREIVARMSGSGACLFAEFPDMQAAVLAEQEIAATMRVASKMADTSQAVQEPPVRFRLVQASPGLIEHPLRHWIAS is encoded by the coding sequence TTGAATCTGTACGACGTCCCGGCGCCCGCCAAGCTCAATCTGTTCCTGCACATCGTCGGCCGCCGCGCGGACGGCTATCACCTGCTGCAAACGGTCTTTCGCTTTATCGGGCTGGCCGACACCCTGCATTTCGAGTCGCGTGGCGATGGCCGGATCGAGCGTGTGCAGCCCTTGCCGGGCGTCCCCGCCGATAGCGACCTGACGGTGCGCGCCGCACGCGCCCTGCAGGCGGCCACCGGCACGCGGCAGGGCGTGTCGATCGGCCTGGAAAAACGCATACCCATGGGCGGCGGGCTGGGAGGCGGCTCCAGCGACGCCGCCAGCACGCTGATCGCGCTCAATCGCTTGTGGAACACGGGCCTGTCGCGCGCCGAGCTGATGCGCCTGGCCTTGCCGCTGGGCGCGGACGTGCCGGTTTTCATTTTCGGCCAGTCCGCCTTCGCGGAGGGCATAGGCGAGATCCTGACCGCCGTTCCGCTGCCGCAGCGCGGCTACCTGGTCGCCCAGCCGGACGCCAGCGTGCCCACCCCGGTGGTGTACGGCGCCCCCGATTTGACAAGGGATACGCCCTGTATCACAATAGCGGACTTTCTCGCTTCGACCGATTCCGGCGCGCTATATGGCCGGAACGACATGGAGCCTGTCGTCTACCAGCGTTTCCCGGAAGTCTCCCGGGCCGCGCAGTGGTTGAGAAGCCAGGGTCGTGAAATCGTTGCGCGTATGTCAGGTTCAGGCGCGTGTTTGTTCGCCGAATTCCCTGACATGCAGGCGGCGGTTTTGGCGGAGCAGGAAATAGCCGCTACAATGCGCGTCGCCAGTAAAATGGCGGATACGTCGCAGGCAGTGCAAGAACCGCCCGTGCGGTTCCGGTTGGTGCAGGCGAGTCCTGGGTTGATCGAGCATCCGTTGCGGCACTGGATTGCAAGCTAG
- the hmgA gene encoding homogentisate 1,2-dioxygenase, giving the protein MTSLPAAADRQPRYMSGFGNAFATEALPGALPVGRNSPTRCPYGLYAEQLSGTAFTAPRAENRHSWLYRIRPAAQLGRFEACAQAGGWASRFNALRVSPNRLRWGARPLPQDPTDFIDGIATVGGNGGPDEDSGVGIHVYTANAPMRGRYFYDADGELLIVPQQGRLQVDTELGRLEIAPLEIAVIPRGIRFRVTLPDGAARGYLLENFGAPMRLPELGPIGSNCLANVRDFETPVAWYEDIEGDFELVAKFEGGFWRAPIGHSPLDVVAWHGNHAPYKYDLRRFNAIGSISFDHPDPSIFTVLTSPSDTPGTANMDFAIFPPRILAMENTFRPPWFHRNVASEFMGLIQGVYDAKAEGFVPGGASLHNRMSGHGPDADTFEKASNADTSTPHYIRDTMAFMFETRRVIRPTEAALGWPELQSDYDACWQGLRKHFDANGRAGG; this is encoded by the coding sequence ATGACCTCTCTGCCCGCCGCCGCCGACCGCCAACCGCGCTATATGAGCGGATTCGGCAATGCGTTCGCCACCGAGGCGCTGCCCGGCGCCCTGCCCGTGGGCCGTAATTCGCCGACGCGCTGTCCTTATGGCCTGTACGCCGAACAGCTATCCGGTACGGCGTTCACCGCGCCGCGCGCGGAAAACCGCCATAGCTGGCTTTACCGCATCCGGCCCGCCGCGCAGCTTGGCCGTTTCGAAGCCTGCGCGCAGGCCGGCGGCTGGGCCAGCCGCTTCAATGCGCTGCGGGTCTCGCCCAATCGCTTGCGCTGGGGCGCGCGGCCGCTGCCGCAGGATCCCACCGATTTCATCGACGGGATCGCGACCGTGGGCGGCAATGGCGGCCCGGACGAGGATAGCGGCGTCGGCATCCACGTATATACCGCCAATGCGCCGATGCGCGGCCGCTATTTCTACGATGCCGACGGCGAATTGCTGATCGTGCCGCAGCAGGGCCGCCTGCAGGTGGACACGGAGCTGGGCCGCCTGGAAATCGCGCCCCTGGAAATCGCCGTCATTCCACGCGGCATACGATTTCGCGTCACGCTGCCCGATGGCGCCGCGCGCGGCTATCTGCTGGAGAACTTCGGCGCGCCCATGCGTTTGCCGGAGCTGGGTCCCATCGGCTCCAACTGCCTGGCCAATGTGCGGGATTTCGAAACGCCGGTCGCATGGTACGAAGACATCGAAGGCGACTTCGAACTGGTCGCCAAGTTCGAAGGCGGCTTCTGGCGCGCGCCGATCGGGCATTCGCCGCTGGACGTCGTGGCATGGCACGGCAATCATGCGCCATACAAATACGACCTGCGGCGCTTCAACGCCATCGGCTCCATCAGCTTCGACCACCCCGATCCGTCCATCTTCACCGTGCTGACTTCTCCTTCGGACACACCGGGCACGGCGAATATGGACTTCGCCATTTTCCCGCCTCGCATCCTGGCCATGGAGAACACCTTCCGCCCGCCATGGTTCCATCGCAACGTGGCCAGTGAGTTCATGGGCTTGATACAGGGTGTCTACGACGCCAAGGCGGAAGGCTTCGTACCGGGGGGCGCCAGCCTGCACAATCGCATGAGCGGACACGGACCCGACGCCGACACTTTCGAGAAAGCCTCCAACGCCGATACGTCCACGCCGCACTACATCCGCGACACCATGGCTTTCATGTTCGAGACCCGCCGCGTCATCCGCCCCACCGAGGCCGCGCTGGGATGGCCCGAGCTGCAATCCGACTACGACGCCTGCTGGCAAGGGCTGCGCAAGCATTTCGATGCGAACGGGCGGGCGGGCGGCTGA
- a CDS encoding ribose-phosphate pyrophosphokinase, with protein MTKESFMIFTGTANTRLAVDVANHLDMSLGKMTVGRFSDGEVMVEINENVRGKDVFVLQPTCAPTNDNLMEIMVMVDALRRASAGRITAAIPYFGYARQDRRPRSARVAISAKVVANMLQVAGVDRVLTMDLHADQIQGFFDIPVDNIYAGPILLGDIWRRNFANLVVVSPDIGGVVRARALAKQLEADLAIIDKRRPRANVSEVMNIIGEVDGRTCIIMDDMVDTAGTLCKAAQALKERGAGAVYAYCTHPVLSGGAVDRIQASELDELVVTDTIPLSEQARSVSKIRQLSCAGLLGETILRISNAESVSSLFAD; from the coding sequence ATGACTAAAGAAAGTTTCATGATTTTCACCGGCACGGCCAATACGCGCCTGGCCGTCGATGTGGCCAATCATCTGGACATGTCGCTGGGCAAGATGACCGTCGGCCGTTTTTCCGACGGCGAGGTCATGGTGGAAATCAACGAGAACGTCCGCGGCAAGGATGTTTTCGTGCTGCAGCCCACCTGTGCGCCGACGAACGACAACCTGATGGAAATCATGGTCATGGTGGACGCGCTGCGCCGCGCCTCCGCGGGCCGGATTACCGCCGCCATTCCGTATTTCGGCTATGCGCGCCAGGATCGCCGTCCGCGCTCCGCGCGCGTGGCCATTTCGGCCAAGGTCGTGGCCAACATGCTGCAGGTCGCGGGCGTGGACCGCGTGCTGACCATGGACCTGCACGCCGACCAGATCCAGGGTTTTTTCGACATCCCGGTGGACAACATCTACGCCGGTCCGATCCTGCTGGGCGACATCTGGCGCCGCAACTTCGCCAACCTGGTCGTCGTGTCCCCGGACATCGGCGGGGTGGTGCGGGCGCGCGCGCTGGCCAAGCAGCTGGAAGCGGACCTGGCCATCATCGACAAGCGGCGTCCGCGCGCCAACGTGTCGGAAGTCATGAACATCATCGGCGAAGTCGACGGCCGCACCTGCATCATCATGGATGACATGGTGGATACCGCCGGCACGCTGTGCAAGGCCGCGCAAGCCCTGAAGGAGCGCGGCGCGGGCGCGGTCTATGCCTATTGCACCCACCCGGTACTGTCGGGCGGCGCGGTGGACCGCATCCAGGCCTCGGAGCTGGACGAACTGGTCGTGACCGACACCATCCCGCTGTCCGAGCAGGCGCGGTCGGTCAGCAAGATCCGCCAGCTGTCCTGCGCGGGCCTGCTGGGCGAAACCATATTGCGTATTTCGAACGCGGAATCCGTCAGCTCGCTGTTCGCTGACTGA
- a CDS encoding LysR family transcriptional regulator, translated as MPDLRSLDLNLLVVFQYLMEDRNLSAVARRMGLSQPAASNALRRLRATLDDELFVRTPQGMLPTPYAQHLAGAVAESLGMLAHALEASPGFDPASSTRRFRVAMTDVGEIHFMPGLMDRLAREAPAVRIESVRLQGAELQRELDAGHVDMALGAFQGLGGGLLQRMLFRQGYATLFRRGHPTAHEGMGLKAFRAERHLVVSHAAPYGQVNQALEKAGLMLASHFSVPHFAAVPYIVSTTDLLATVPRKLADSAAERFNLRLLTPPLRVPALQSNLYWHRRFQRDGGNQWLRALIVDSYAQR; from the coding sequence ATGCCCGATCTGCGCTCCCTCGATCTGAATCTGCTGGTCGTATTCCAGTATCTGATGGAAGACCGCAACCTGTCGGCCGTCGCGCGCCGCATGGGCCTTAGCCAGCCCGCGGCCAGCAATGCCTTGCGCCGGCTGCGCGCCACCCTGGATGACGAGCTGTTCGTGCGTACGCCGCAAGGCATGCTGCCTACGCCTTACGCCCAGCACCTGGCCGGTGCGGTGGCCGAGTCCCTGGGAATGCTGGCGCACGCGCTGGAAGCCTCGCCGGGCTTCGATCCGGCCAGCAGCACGCGGCGTTTCCGGGTCGCGATGACGGATGTCGGAGAAATCCACTTCATGCCCGGGCTGATGGACCGTCTTGCGCGCGAGGCGCCCGCCGTGCGCATTGAATCGGTGCGCCTGCAGGGGGCGGAATTGCAGCGCGAATTGGATGCCGGCCACGTGGATATGGCGCTGGGCGCCTTCCAGGGGCTGGGCGGCGGCCTGCTGCAGCGGATGCTCTTCCGCCAAGGCTATGCCACGCTGTTCCGCCGCGGGCATCCGACCGCGCACGAAGGCATGGGCCTGAAGGCTTTCCGTGCCGAGCGTCATCTGGTGGTGTCGCACGCCGCGCCCTACGGCCAGGTGAACCAGGCGCTGGAAAAGGCGGGCCTGATGCTGGCATCCCATTTCAGCGTGCCGCATTTCGCCGCCGTGCCCTACATCGTCAGCACGACGGATCTGCTGGCCACCGTGCCGCGCAAGCTGGCCGACAGCGCCGCCGAGCGCTTCAACCTGCGGCTGCTGACACCACCGCTGCGCGTGCCCGCCTTGCAGAGCAATCTTTATTGGCACCGGCGCTTCCAGCGGGACGGCGGCAACCAGTGGCTGCGTGCCCTGATCGTCGATTCCTACGCGCAACGCTGA
- the mutM gene encoding bifunctional DNA-formamidopyrimidine glycosylase/DNA-(apurinic or apyrimidinic site) lyase gives MPELPEVETTRRGIATVMTGRPLVQLVVREPRLRWPVPADLPATLSGRTVLECGRRGKYLLLRFDHGTQIVHLGMSGSLRRVPEGEAPRRHDHVEWIFEHATLRLHDPRRFGAVLWHPAGAGPVEFHPLLARLGIEPFDERFGGQWLYDHFRGRAAPVKQLLLAGEAVVGVGNIYASESLFRAGIHPRTPGRRLSPARCDRLALAIRRTLEDALASGGSTLRDYVGAGGEPGSYFTIHAAVYERAGQPCRTCGTAIRRIVQGQRATYYCVKCQRA, from the coding sequence ATGCCTGAACTGCCTGAAGTCGAGACCACTCGACGGGGAATCGCGACGGTCATGACGGGCCGGCCTCTGGTCCAGCTTGTCGTCAGAGAACCGCGCCTGCGCTGGCCCGTTCCGGCCGACCTTCCCGCGACGCTTTCCGGCCGCACCGTCCTGGAATGCGGGCGCCGCGGCAAATACCTGCTGCTGCGCTTCGACCACGGCACGCAAATCGTGCACCTGGGCATGTCGGGCTCGCTGCGCCGGGTGCCGGAAGGCGAAGCGCCGCGGCGCCATGACCACGTTGAATGGATATTCGAGCACGCGACGCTGCGCCTGCACGACCCGCGCCGTTTTGGTGCGGTGCTTTGGCATCCGGCCGGCGCGGGTCCCGTCGAATTCCACCCGCTTTTGGCGCGGCTGGGCATCGAACCTTTCGACGAGCGTTTCGGCGGACAATGGCTGTACGACCATTTCCGCGGCCGCGCCGCGCCGGTCAAGCAACTGCTGCTGGCGGGCGAGGCCGTCGTGGGCGTGGGCAACATCTACGCATCCGAAAGCCTGTTTCGCGCCGGCATTCATCCGCGCACGCCGGGACGCCGGCTATCGCCCGCGCGCTGCGACCGCCTGGCGCTGGCCATCCGCCGGACGCTGGAGGACGCCCTGGCCTCTGGCGGCAGCACGCTGCGCGACTACGTCGGCGCCGGGGGCGAACCGGGCAGTTATTTCACCATCCATGCGGCCGTGTACGAGCGCGCCGGCCAGCCCTGCCGGACCTGCGGGACGGCGATCCGCCGCATCGTCCAGGGCCAGCGCGCCACCTACTATTGCGTGAAGTGCCAACGGGCGTAG
- a CDS encoding ammonium transporter codes for MDTLKSAADALFILIGAIMVLAMHAGFAFLELGTVRKKNQVNALVKILVDFAVSTIAYFFVGYQIAYGVQFFTGAEALAAKNGHELVRFFFLLTFAAAIPAIISGGIAERSRFNPQLAATVLLVGLVYPFLEGIVWNGHFGLQQWLAQVTGAPFHDFAGSVVVHAFGGWVALVAVLLLGARRGRYKDGRIAAHPPSNIPFLALGAWVLTVGWFGFNVMSAQTLDKISGLVAMNSLMAMAGGTLSAWLVGRNDPGFTYNGPLAGLVAVCAGSDLMHPVGALATGAVAGVLFVYMFTLVQNKWRIDDVLGVWPLHGLCGAWGGVAAGIFGLRDLGGLGGVSFVAQLAGTLFGIVVALVGGFIVYGAIRATVGLRVSAEAEFNGADLSIHRISSTPERETNW; via the coding sequence ATGGATACGTTGAAATCAGCCGCCGATGCCTTGTTCATCTTGATCGGCGCGATCATGGTGCTCGCCATGCATGCGGGCTTTGCGTTCCTGGAGCTGGGAACGGTGCGCAAGAAGAACCAGGTGAATGCCCTGGTCAAGATCCTGGTGGATTTCGCGGTATCGACCATCGCCTACTTTTTCGTCGGCTACCAGATCGCCTATGGCGTCCAGTTCTTCACGGGCGCAGAGGCGCTGGCCGCGAAGAACGGGCATGAGCTGGTGCGCTTCTTTTTCCTGCTGACCTTTGCAGCGGCCATCCCCGCCATCATTTCCGGGGGCATCGCGGAGCGCTCTCGCTTCAATCCCCAACTGGCCGCCACCGTGCTTTTGGTGGGCCTCGTCTATCCCTTCCTGGAGGGCATCGTCTGGAATGGCCATTTCGGCCTGCAGCAGTGGCTGGCGCAGGTAACGGGCGCGCCCTTCCACGACTTCGCCGGATCGGTGGTGGTGCACGCCTTCGGCGGCTGGGTGGCGCTGGTCGCCGTGCTGCTCCTGGGCGCGCGCCGCGGGCGCTACAAGGACGGCCGCATCGCCGCGCATCCGCCGTCCAACATCCCCTTCCTGGCGCTGGGTGCCTGGGTGCTGACGGTGGGGTGGTTCGGCTTCAACGTCATGAGCGCGCAGACGCTGGACAAGATCAGCGGGCTGGTGGCGATGAACTCCCTGATGGCCATGGCGGGCGGCACGCTGTCCGCCTGGCTGGTGGGGCGGAACGACCCCGGCTTTACCTACAACGGTCCGCTGGCCGGGCTGGTGGCGGTGTGCGCGGGCTCGGACCTGATGCATCCTGTCGGGGCGCTGGCGACCGGCGCCGTGGCCGGCGTGCTCTTCGTCTACATGTTCACCCTGGTGCAGAACAAGTGGCGCATCGACGACGTGCTGGGCGTGTGGCCGCTGCACGGCTTGTGCGGCGCCTGGGGCGGGGTGGCGGCGGGAATCTTCGGGCTGCGGGACCTGGGCGGCCTGGGGGGCGTTTCCTTCGTGGCGCAGCTTGCCGGTACGCTGTTCGGCATCGTGGTGGCGCTGGTGGGGGGATTCATCGTCTATGGCGCGATACGCGCCACCGTTGGGCTGCGGGTCAGCGCGGAGGCGGAATTCAATGGGGCGGACCTGTCGATCCACCGGATTTCGTCGACGCCGGAGCGGGAGACGAACTGGTAG
- the lolB gene encoding lipoprotein insertase outer membrane protein LolB: protein MTLSRWRAVLAAALCLVLAACVTPGRIAGNGGAGEFSRVGRFALTVTQDDGKQDALQGGFSWLDDGRRYILDLTNPLGSTQARVEGRPGMAVLNKSDGTRLQARNPDELVADALGSSIPVSGLRDWLRGRLPTEPPANHVERDPSQRPVSFDQGGWQARLSRYDDLGPQLLVLERREPDRRILLRLVVNPS from the coding sequence GTGACGCTGTCGCGGTGGCGCGCCGTCCTGGCGGCGGCGCTATGCCTGGTCCTGGCCGCCTGCGTGACACCGGGACGCATCGCCGGCAATGGCGGCGCGGGCGAGTTTTCGCGGGTGGGCCGTTTCGCGTTGACCGTCACGCAGGACGACGGCAAGCAGGATGCGCTGCAGGGCGGCTTTTCCTGGCTGGACGACGGCCGGCGCTACATCCTGGACCTGACCAACCCGCTGGGATCCACCCAGGCCCGGGTGGAAGGCCGGCCCGGCATGGCGGTGCTCAATAAATCCGACGGCACGCGCCTGCAGGCACGCAATCCCGACGAACTCGTCGCAGACGCCCTGGGCAGCAGCATCCCGGTATCGGGCCTGCGCGATTGGCTGCGGGGCCGCTTGCCGACGGAACCGCCGGCCAACCACGTGGAGCGCGATCCCTCGCAACGTCCGGTTTCCTTCGACCAGGGCGGATGGCAGGCCCGGCTGTCCCGCTATGATGACCTTGGCCCGCAGCTGCTCGTGCTCGAGCGCCGCGAGCCGGACCGCCGCATCCTGCTGCGCCTGGTCGTCAATCCCTCCTGA
- a CDS encoding CPBP family intramembrane glutamic endopeptidase, with product MRATPGRAVPRLRDDIADFWRFLRRPSLRHAPPRRRGGGQRADWQPPVPLRRLLAWVSLLWGINLFALGPLAVAVATLGGAHHKLEMGAIPWFTAIVWAPIVEEMLFRYGLRRPVQALWVVPLMIWPLVRGPNAWTGTLLVLVLAVVAWTGMRARAARREWNWDWRRRYVRYFPWVLHAAALVFAAMHLGNFYLNHTPPWLMPLLVLPQWLTGLVLSWMRTRRGIGASVLMHAMFNAGPVLLVLAFMKWAPEVVS from the coding sequence ATGCGTGCAACCCCGGGCCGCGCCGTGCCGCGCCTGCGCGACGATATCGCCGACTTCTGGCGCTTCCTGCGGCGTCCCTCCCTGCGTCATGCGCCGCCGAGGCGGCGTGGCGGCGGCCAGCGTGCCGATTGGCAGCCGCCCGTGCCCTTGCGCCGCCTGCTTGCCTGGGTATCCCTGCTTTGGGGCATCAACCTGTTCGCCCTGGGGCCCTTGGCGGTCGCCGTCGCCACGCTGGGCGGCGCGCACCACAAGCTGGAAATGGGCGCTATTCCGTGGTTTACCGCCATCGTCTGGGCGCCGATCGTGGAGGAAATGCTGTTCCGCTATGGCTTGCGCCGGCCCGTGCAGGCCTTGTGGGTCGTACCGCTGATGATCTGGCCGCTGGTGCGCGGGCCCAATGCCTGGACCGGCACGCTGCTGGTCTTGGTGCTGGCGGTCGTGGCATGGACGGGAATGCGCGCCCGCGCCGCGCGGCGGGAGTGGAACTGGGACTGGCGGCGCCGCTATGTGCGCTACTTCCCATGGGTGCTGCACGCGGCGGCGCTGGTGTTCGCCGCCATGCACCTGGGCAATTTCTACCTGAACCATACGCCGCCGTGGCTGATGCCGCTGCTGGTCTTGCCGCAATGGCTGACCGGGCTGGTATTGAGCTGGATGCGGACTCGGCGCGGGATCGGGGCGTCCGTATTGATGCACGCCATGTTCAACGCGGGGCCGGTGCTGCTGGTGCTGGCGTTCATGAAGTGGGCGCCGGAAGTTGTGTCTTAG